In Carassius auratus strain Wakin chromosome 48, ASM336829v1, whole genome shotgun sequence, the genomic window ACTGTAAGGTTTGATTgctgctggaaaaccaaagaaagagagaatgacaGGATGACAGGAAAGAATGAAaaagaatgagaaagagagagcaaaagaaagaattgttaattttgtttccTAGAGAACAAATGAACCAAAGAACAAACGAACTAGAGACAGAAAGAACAAGAATAAGAGAATAAGGAAGAACAAtattgaaagaaagaaacaacagaggacaaaagaaagaacaagaaaaagaaagtgcAGAAAGAAAGTACGAGGTTGAAAGAATAAGACTGAATGGATTAATAAAGATGAATAAACAAGAAGGAAAAACTacttaacaataacaaaaaaagaatgtcaatttttgAGTCCAGCGATAATAATTGTTAATAGCATTTTTGTTACACAGTTAGTTTTGATACACTTTTTCTGCCCTTCTCTTTGTGTTTCAGAAGAAGAagtaacaaaaccaaaaaaaaaagaagaattgttTTCCGATCCAATGTCAGGTAAGAAAAACGTCACAGCTAATGTCTGTCACTTCAGCAAACAAATCTCTGGAGGATCCCCTTCTAGATCTGGTCAAAGTTTAaagtttagtaattttagttttgAGTCATACAGCTGAATCAACAtccatcatgttgttccagagATCAAAACCATCCGCTCGACTGCAGAGGACCAGCTGCAGTGCGGCATTCCCAATAAGGAGTATGTGTACAAACAGGAGGACGATAAGACTTCCCATTCGCGCAAGAAACGCTTAGTAGGAGGGGAAGAGGCTTTACCGGTCAGTCTTGAGAAATACAAAACTTCAGAAACACAGAAAAGTTGATACATGATGATATATATATCGCTATGATGAGATAAAGTGTCTGTTATTGATTCTGAATGTGTATATCGTAGAATGTAACTAAATAATTGCGCGACGCAGAACTGATTAAATGTTTTCGACGCGTTGAGTGATAAAGaaatataaactaatttaaaaaagcacGGACGAACATGTGCATGTCAATTCGCCCTCAATGACGCATTTAAATCTTTTTTGCGTCTTTTTGCGCTTGAACGGTCCAAATGCCAGTCTTGGCAGGTTTTTACGTAATGTACACACATCCTTAAAGTTATAAATACAGGTgtattaagaaaacaaaagttaAAATCACTCTTTGCTCTTTACTGACTAACTTTAGTAGCTATAATAAAGATCAACGCATATTTCATTCACACAGATAAAACTTtccagttttattttacatttgactaTTAAATTTCTGTAGTGTTATATACCTGCTTTTTGAGAGACGTTTGATTTTATTTgtccttgttttcttttaatagcTTCCACTTTTTCACTAGCTCTATAGCATCGTTGTTGGCTAAGTGGATTTACGTGTTATAAAGTTAACAAACGTTATCTTGAGCAATAATGTTCGAAGTGGATGTCAAATGTCAGTAGACCTGGATGATTTTAAAATGACTGGTTTATTCATAAATTCTCACGTCCACTGtggaaataaataatgaatattattcttatattttaaatgtccACTTGTTTTGAACTTTACAAGAAATTGAATGCCAACCAGTAAGGAATGACCTCTGCGTGTGACTTATGTAGACCCAGATACAGTGGCAGGTGGCCATTCAGGATGAAGGTTCGATCCACTGCGGAGGGGCGTATTTGGGCGGCTGCTGGGTTTTGACCGCCGCCCACTGTGTCAGGTACAACCAATCACCACACGTTTTGATCAACCTGTACTGAACCCCTACTGAAACACAATAGTACATTTGTGTGTCTCTAGGCCTAAACCGAGGTCCTTCCGAATCAAGTTCTCTCTCTGGATGAAGCATCGTAAGCAGTCGACAACGGACAGCATCCCAGTAAAGAACATCATCATCCATCATAAATATAACCCTCAAACCTACGAGAACGACATCGCTTTGGTGCAGCTGGAGGAGCTGAATCTTTCAGACAAGTGCATGCAGGACAATCCCGCGGTCCGAGCCGTCTGCGTGCCCTGGTCAACCCAACAGTTCCAGCCCAATGACACCTGCACCATCTCCGGCTGGGGCCGCGACAGAGGTTCGGCTCTACAATTACGCACAAAATCTTCTAGCTCTGGTTTGCATTCATAAGTTTGTGTctggttagagagagagagagagaaactgaaaaataaagagTTGCATTCATGTGGAAGtcataaatattgcataaaaaataagaatGCACCATGCATTTATGTAAAAGCATGATGAATTAAAACATTCTAAAACTagctcaaaatatgaaatatatctgAAATCCTCCAACTGGATGGAATCatacactctttaaaaaaatgctgggttgtttcaacccaactttgggtcaaatatggactaactcaacttttggtttaaaaatgtaacttaaaaatTTAACCCCATTGTTGGGTTAAGCcaaatttgacccaaagttgggttgaaacaatcCAGCATTTATTAAGAATGTAGTCTGAGACTAAAGAAAAATCTGATTATGATGCATTCATCAGCTTTCGTCAACCGATGCAGACTTCAAATCTGGGCAAAATTTGTGTCATGTTTCCAACTGCATTCAATTGTCAAGTTCCTAATATTggtgttttattgttgtgttgTGTTAACCTGTCTTATATTGAGTTTTTTAATTCTAAAGGTGGTAAAATTGAGGTTTTCTTTTCTCTCAATCTGTCTGTTTGAAGAGGGGATATCAGCCGCGATTCTAAAATGGGCAAATGTGACGATTATCAGCGACTGCCAGAGTTATTACAAGGACCGTTTCCTTCCTGGAATGGAgtgtgcaggtgtgtgtttgtgtgtgtgtgtgtgtgtgtgtgtacgtgtgtgaaaGTTGTAATTCTGAATTTGTAATTGCAAGTTTTTAAGCTTGCTTGATGATGCTGAAATTATCATGAGTAACTTGTCCTGAGTGTATCTTCGTTCACCTGTTCCTGTGCCGTCATTGGTTGTTTTCTGTGTCAGGTGACCTGGAGGGGAAGGTGGACTCGTGTCAGGGTGACTCTGGAGGGCCGCTGGTGTGCACAGACGCATCTGGTTTGTCGTACGTGTGGGGAATAGTGAGCTGGGGTGATAAATGTGGCGAACCCAATCATCCTGGCGTTTACACTAAAGTGGCGCACTATTTCGACTGGATCCGCTTCAACACAGGCTGGCCGGCCGTTACCAAATTTAACCAGTGAAATGAAGCAACAGACCAGTTCAAACTTGCTGATTGATGTTACTTTATGTGCTATTTGTATGTTGCTATTAAAATGCTGATTATCAAGCAATTTAAAAGCTTAGTCCAGTCTCTTTTTTGGTTTCAAAGTGTTTTGTAGTTTGtggtgcttttgtaaaattaaatctgttttatgTAGCTTTCACACAGCACACACTTCTGATGTGAAACCAGATTTTAAAACCACATACAGTATAAATGTCATTAAGACTAGATTTGCAAAAGCTAGATTCTGTATATTTATCTTGcaaatgtaaacatgtttttgaattTTCTCATCACAGGCCTGTTTTAAACCTgagattaactaaaaaaaaacactttgagacAATTTTCGCCATACAGAAATTAATTGTAGTCATGAGTAACACTGATTTCTGAGTCTTAAATCAAGAGGCATTTTCTATATACATGAATAAAGTGACATGAGATATTTAGTCTTGCTTCCtgtgtgaaaaacaaacaaacaaaactagaaATAAAGggaatttttcttattttggaaATGATCTGCCATTGGGgtaaaaataatcttgtttccatttgcattaagattatttttcctACTTTATGGCCAATAATTTTAGTTGTTTTACTTAAAATGCACTTGTTTCTTCGCAGGAAACATGACTAAATATcttatatcaaaataaaacaataaatacaataaataaaacaaagaatactcagtaagaaaagcatttttgctGCAAGAATGAATGATTTAAACATCTCTTATGCTTTAAAAAGGTGAAGAAGATGGAAAGAAACTCTAGGTTTAACAAAGAACAGGTTAGGTTCATAGGGTATGTTACCATGGTAACTGAGTATAAGTCACTTCTCTTTAAGAAACAGGTTTGACATACCCTGCTTTCTCAGGTTTGACAAACATTAACACACTCAGAGTTTTTCTCTAATCTAAAGATAACTTTAAAGAACGTTGTGATACAGGAAGACATAATGTTGGGAGAAGAGAACCTTGCCAGGACGTTCTGGgaacacaagcacacaaacacaaacctaaGCGGATCTGTGACTATTTCAATAATTCCTTCTTGGTTCATTCAGGAAACATCTTtagttaattaatgattaatcaaTCTAAATTGATTCAGTTAAGTTTTTAGGATTGAGAAATTATTTTTCCTCTGATTGCTCAGCTTATGCACTTACTACACTTTCAGTTTTCCTTAAGTTAAAAACATGTATGAAAATTGGGGTGTTTTATCAAATTTTACATGATTTAGTTCATGTTTGTTACTTGGCTCATGTGAGTAGCTATCTTCGTGTAGccttgtttttatttacttagtAAACAGTTTCTTTGACTATAGAGCAAAAGGGATAATGACACAATATCCACCTCTTTGACCTTTCCGGTAAGAGGCTGCTGTGTTTATTTTACCTGTTTGTCTGGTTCAGTCTGATGTCAGGCGTCTGTGGAGAAGGATTGTGAAGTGTAATGTAAAGGACTGCAAAAGATATCAAAGAGAGCAGGATCACTTTAATTTCACCCACTTATTACACGGCagctaatcaaataaatacaaaacatgcaCATCAAACTTTGATTTGCAGCCAGGgccctaaataaaaacaaataaataaataaaaacacctactataggggtcaaaatagaacttcaataaaatataaaagtaaataactaatttttttattacattttattatttacaaattacaattgtagctagCTAGTCGCCTATATGGCTATGATTTTACTAATACAgttgtctgattgattttatagtctctcaagcattcagaaatgacACACAAGAACATTTTACGTCAATAGAACCAAGGATtagtttttgtaagggttgtgatgtccacaAGTTTTTGTTGGAGAAATTATAGAGGCTAGCATTTCTATTGCAAAAAGGTGGCCAGAAATGAAAGATTAGgtggatatttgaattaaatatttggtCAATATTTAACAAGGATTTGATCATACTGTAAGTGTTACAACAGCAATTATCAGGCCTTTGAtgccctttgcaggcatttgtattaatatgtaatgtacatacatttttatgttgtattacattatgtattttaacagtgttattcagTGAAACCATATGATAATTATTAactaaccaatcattattgcctcattgattttatataattaattgatCCTGTTGTTctcttaggtctgtttttattataacacaaaaatattatctgaatacttcttaaattattatttgaagcgaTTTGAAGTATCAAAGCCATGGTTAATTTGTAGTTACCATTGCTGCAATGTATGTATGGATTTTTTCGTAGTAAAATGATGGTTAATTTTCGGAAGGGAACACGGAAACTGTGTTTGGATTGTCAGCTGCGACTCTGAAATGTGCAAATGTGACACTTACTGCCACCTGCGAGAATTATTACAAGGACCATTTCCTCCCTGGAATGTACAGGTATGCAGGTGTTTCATAATCTGTGATGTCTAGCAGGTCTGGATTGTCTAGTGCCCTAACCTTTTAGTGTAACATGTATTATCTGTCTTAGCGTTTTTAAGTTATGTTCAGGTTTTAAAGAGTTGTTCTGATTAGCTCATTCTGTGCACCTGTTGTCTTTTTAGTTACCTTGTTAGTCCCTATGTTTAAAATACCTCTTAGTCTCATTCTGTCCTTGTTTATGATTGTGTTTAGTAGTGCGTAACCCTGTTCTCCAGTGAGTTTGATATTAAACAAGTGTTCCTGAACTTTGTCCTTCATCATGCTACTGTTTGAGACAACCATTCTGTAACATTTAACCCTTTCCTGTTTGCTCCATTGTACATCCAACTCATTGACACAACTTTGTTCATTCTTGAAGTGAACATTTGCCTGTTTGGCAATTAGATCAGCTGTTTTTGAACTGAACGTGATGTGTCCGTTCAGTGTTTCCACGTAACAAACGTGCCTTGAATGCTTGTCTAACTCTTGTTTTCATTTAGGGAGTAGTTCTCTCAAAAATGAAGCTCACCCTCAggtccttccaaacctgtatgacctgtCTGTATTTTCTGTAATATAAGTCACAGATTTTATCACCTGAAACATTCTGTGACTCATATTCCAATGTGATTTATATAAAGCAATTATATACACATTAGGATTCGTCCATTTGAGAATTCAGTTGGTCTTGTTTTAGCTGGTTTATGTTGGTCACCCAGCTAAAGAATACCCTGTAAAACCAGCAATGACCAGGCTGGAAAAGCGGATAAAACCTGGTTTATTTCTTTAACATGTTCCCCACACAATGGtagattcaaataaattaatttaggttTTGCGTTTAATATTAACTGTTGTTTATAATGAACGCCAGCcactataatttattatttgtattacacTTACATATTTAATTTCCTTTCTGTTCTGTTACagttcaatttaaaatatttattgtgatgtgaaaactaaaatgtttatgtttgtatacgtttattgttatttaatagtaattacacattatttatacattagaATGTAATCATAAAATGTGACTCTTACACaaaagtgacttttttttctctcaacagAGACTCAATCTTGACCCGGTGcaatttattttccataaaatgcCATACTtcctttactttttattttcttaactGTTACTTTACCAGGCAATTTCAATGAATATGGATTCAAAAAGACACCAGAAAAGTGGTTTATTGGCCTAATTAAACACGCCTTACAATTTAATATTATACAGACAATCCATATTTAATGTTATTagatgatttttttaatgcatttaatacattataataaaccATTTGGATGTTTGGTGTTCTTATGCATGTTTGGACTGAGTTTGTGTTGCATTTTCATAGTTTTGTGCAGCATGTGGTGCTTTGAGCAAACTCTTTCTGTGATGCAATTGATTCAAAGTTTAGAAAAGCTTTGTTTCTCCCGTCACTTTCTCTGGAAGCAGGACGCTGTTGAATAACACTGATTTAACATGATTTAAGAACGCTGTATATGACATACAccataagtaataaataaacaaacactgcatatacacatgtataagaattgcaaaaatatatttacaggataTTTCCAGTGGAGAGAAATGCCTATGTAATGATATGTTTCGTTGTtcaaagcatgttttattttctaCTCAAGCTTGGTATTTATTTCTAGAGATGAGGGAATTCAGAAATCAGACACACTTACCACAACCTCTTTTGtctcatttttaatacatttaatattcaataatacatttcaaattattctagttttttcttttttaatctctgCACCATTTTTCAAATCTGTGTTCTATTTTGTCTTAACCTGCCATTTGTTcatctttttgtctgtttttcccCCCTGTAGCTTTAGATTTCGCTGCAGCACAAGGTCGGCATTGAGGAACGCCAGGTGCTTCAGATGGCCGAAATAGGGCTTGATGCATCTCACTTTTATGACATGATCAATGGCCTCCTCCACCATCATGTCATGGCAGATCATCAGATAAGCCAGAAACAGAGTCGCCGAGTGGCTAAGACCCTGTGTGCAGTGAATCAACACCTTACCTGAGGAGAGAAAAACAGAACGATGGTCAGAAAACTCATTCCCAGACTGTAGAACACTTGATAAAAGATGagaattgagtgtgtgtgtgtgtgtgtgtgtgtgtgtgtgtgtgtcagctcttACTCGTTGGGTTCCTCAAAGCCTTATGGATAAATTTGGCTGCTGGCAAGAAGTACTTGCTGATATTGGCCCAGTGTCTGAACGAAGGCAGGCCACAGTAAGTCATGTTCATGCCTCTGTAATATCTGGACCCTGTGTTGACCGTTCCTAGAAGGTCTTTCTCGCTTGCCATTCCCAACAAGAACTTCAGGTCCTTTTTTGGCGCTGCAGCATTAAGGATATGAGTAATTCCCATCTCCTTCAGTTGATCTCGGTCCCATGCAGTCTCtctgcacaaaaacacaacatcttAGGTTGGTCTTTCGATttataatgaaattacaaaactTGTAAATCAATGAGAAAATATATCATTGTCTTTGTTACTCCTgcaatgcattattatttcaaTGCACTGTATTTATTAGTAGACTACTTACTCATTTCCAATGAAGACCCTGGGCCAGACCTCAGTGACAGGAGTCTTGGACACTGTACATTCCCTCAAACGATCCTCCAGCTTGGACACATTAAGACGGATGCAGTTTTCCAAACTTAAATGCTCTGATGTCACTTCAGGTTCTGGCTCGGGAACGCTTGGACCAGGTGCACAGGATTCCTCTGGATCAACAAGATCCACTTCAGGTTCTGGACCAGGAGCGCTGGGATCTGGGACACACGATTGTTCAATATCGACCAGATTCATTTCAGGTTCTGGCTTGGGAATGCTGGGATCTGGGAGACATGATTCCTCTGAATCAAGTAGATCCATTTCAGGTTCTGGGATACATGACTGCTCAGTATCGACCAGATTCACCTCAGGTTCTTGCTTGGAAATGCTGGGATCTGGACCAAATGATTCCTCTGGATCAAGAAGATCCACTTCAGGTTCCCCAACAGCATTCAGTGCATTTGTCTGGAAGATTGCAGTCAATTGCTGGAAGACTGCACTTATTTTCTTGAACATCCACCCAGCAGTGCtttctaaagaaaataaaaagaggaaaacaaacaAGTTAAGTAAAGCTTGATGACAAACTTGATCAAATCATTGTctgacaaattaaaattaaagcatgaggtttagattttttattctgataattcaGAGAAACTCTAAATCATACTTTAAACCCCATTAGACCTCATCTGACTGCTTAGAAACCACATCAAAAACCAATTAGACATTTACAAACAATTATGAGTCCTCTGCTAGCTGTTGATGGCATGTATCCAACCATTTTTAacgaatagatagatagaaagatatagAAACAAAATCAGATCAGCCTGAAGGTCCCTGCCAAATTTGATAGTTGTAACTGGAAAGTTCAAAGATATTTTACTCTTGGAAAATCAGGGTGTCAGAAGAAGTGGACGAATAATAGGAAAACAGTATTACGTCTTTTTCAACCTAACATAATAATACACTACCAGAAACATCTCTAACCACACAATTAAACATGATTAAGACATATAAATGTATGTCTTCACCTGTCGGGCTGTTCTCCTGAACACCGCTGTCTTCCACTGAAGGTCCTGCTGGGTCTCTCAGATCTTCAGACACCAGCGCAGGCTTCTTCAGCTCTGATACGCTGACGTTCCTGTTCATCTCCAGCTGCAAGTCTTTCACTTCACAGACTGAGATGTTCTGATTCTCATCAGTCTCCAGCTCCATGTGCATCTCTCCTGGACTGCAGTGACCGACTGAGACGTGATCGTCCGTCTCAAACTCCAGCTGCACATCTATCTCTTGAGATGCGCTGCAGCCGAGAAGGTCATAGATGGCATTGGTGATCTCAAACTCCAGCTGCACATCTTTATCATCTGATGCCCAGTAACTTTCCCTGCAGTAGAAGGCACCGTTGAGGTAAACCTCCAGAAGCACCTCTCTGACCTCTGTGGACATTGTGTGGTGTTCTGAGACTGACAGATCAATAATCTGTACTTAACACTGTACAGTAATCAAACTGTCTGTTTAAACTGTGTCTATAAACTGTATCTAGAGACTCAATAAGGACTGGCTCTCATCTATAGCAGTAAAATCACCCTCAAATTCTCCAAAGCTCTCTGTCGTTCTACTGACTCGCATCAATTTATATACTATGCTCTGTGACGTCATCGCCACGTCACAAATCCACAGTTGCCATGGCAATAACGGAACGTCAGCTAACGGTCGCGGAGCTCCGCGCAGCGCACTGTAAGTTTTCTCCGATTCCTCTCAGAAATGAACgtctttaaaaactttaattgtCTTAATCATATTACACATACAGACTGGATTTCAATCGTGTTAGCGGTTATCGATGCACTGGTTTTTAACTCTTCTTAGCAGTTTGTTGCGTACTCCCCGGCTCCacaacattaaaaagaaaaatatatgcctgatttataaaagtaattttcCAGTCTGAACTGTTCGATTCACCAATTTGACTCATTTGAACAGCGTCTGGTCGTGATTCATTTTCACTCACGTTCCTGGTTTGAATCAGATTAACGACTCCCTGAATGAATTCTTCAGCGGTTACTGAATCAACATCAGAGCTGAACTACTCCGTTTCGAGATTTACTCGATTTTCGACAATGAAGGCTCGTGAATCTTCCCGTCTGAATAAATAATCACCTCTAAAAATGCGGATAAATATCTGAATGAACCACGCGTTTGCGTCAAGTAATAAACCAACCTCCAAAAAGGTTTTCAGTATATACTAGGAAAGGCTGTTTAAAACTTGAAACTGGTCGAAATCTTTGATGGAGACCCTTCAGacgtaaataaaaatgtcatcatgTTCAACTAGAATGAAAAAGATTCAATTTTAACAAAGGGGAAATACTGGAGAACATTGATGGCACAATCACGGAGActgcaagatgtattttttttttgtgttttatcatCTGCTATACGTCAAAaactagctgtttttttttaacagggtaAAGTATTGTGTTTTTTATGACTATTTAAAATTCCCATTTTCCATATACATCTTTACCATTACTTTGGAAACCCATCCACACATGCTGTCAGTCACAAAGCAACTTATTCAgtcatttttgtagtttttatatCAGTCAACAATATGCACAAAACCATAAAATCACATTtgtataaaattgaataaaatagtatttattttctgacattcattaaacaaatacatttctttcaCAAGGTacagaacaaataaattaaaatacaaactaTACAATTGTGAACAATACACATTTCAAAATCCTTCACTGAGAAATACgaataaacatttgaattatgTCTTAAGTACAGTGTGAAAACAATACTATAAGGAACATGGCAGCATGTGTCTACGTTCATCAGGAACCGCACAAAAACATATTCTTCAAAGCATGTAAAAAGCTGTGCTCAAGTAAACAGGATCTTGATTTGCAGGCGTAGTGTTTGTGGTGTCATTAATCTTGTGCGCTCTGCACTATTGAGTAGCTCTTGCACGGGTTCTTGAAGACGGCAGATGGAGGCAACAGCGGCCACGAGAACGAGCAGGGAACCGTCGTCTTTACATTCTTCTCCAGGAAGTTAAACACGCGGTTCCACCAAATCCGGTTCAGATAGTTGTGAGGAGATCCTCTCAAGGTCTACAAATCAGGAGAGCAATCCGCAACATTTAATCAAAGTAGAATTCATGAGGTTTAGCTTTTGTTCCAACTTCGTAAGAAAACTTTTGTTTCAGCAGCTTCAAAGATGACGTATAAAGAAACAAACTGCCAAAACTACTTGAAGTCAAAAGTTGCGAGAGCCGTGCTCTTACTTTTTGAGCACGCAGAATAAATGCTTCTTCATACTTCTgtttaaaatgctaaaacattttaatattttgaccttaattatttaatattttgactaTTTTACTATGattttttactattaattttaaaagtctaCTGTTTTATATGGAAGCACATTTCCgccacaaaattaaaaaaaaattaaaatgaaaattgcaaCAATTCTTCCTcaaatatcctaaaaaaaaattattaattgattaattatttgatataaagtcagaattattcTATATACACTATTGTTTTTttgccagagaaaaaaaaaatttgacaatTCCAACTTTTCTTATTAGAATTTTGAATcctagcaattctgactttttccgcATTTAAAAGTCgcaattaactttatttaatctttttgcaTGGTGTGAACAAGCTTCCATAGTGTGTTTTTAGACTATAGAATCCAGTTAGGGTCAGTTTGACCTGCACCATTAAGATTGTTCCCAGATTTTTAACATaagtgaatatttattattaatcgtGTCATCACACACCTGACTCTCAGCAAATCTGCAATCTTCCACATGAGTTTCCATGCAAGAATATGGAATGGAAGTTAAACAAAGCagttttttaaaagcttttaccCGGTTGTTGGCCATGGTGTGGTACCAGTAGAAGAGACGTGAGGTGATGAAATACTCCACCACTACGTCCAGGCTGTAATGCTCAAAATGTCAAAACATCAGCCAATATTGATGAAAATAACCATAATGTTGCAGACTTACAGTGAAGTAATAAAATCTGACACTGAACTGAGTTCATTGCATTCATTTTGAATGAACTAAACTTGTATTAAGATGCTTTAAAGCAGTATTCCATGAGGTTTATTCA contains:
- the LOC113065317 gene encoding uncharacterized protein LOC113065317 codes for the protein MDLLDSEESCLPDPSVPEPEPEVNLVDIEQSCVPDPSAPGPEPEVDLVDPEESFGPDPSIPEPEPEVTSEHLSLENCIRLNVSKLEDRLRECTLSKTPVTEVWPRVFIGNELHGTRDQLKEMGITHILNAAAPKKDLKFLLGMASEKDLLGTVNTGSRYYRGMNMTYCGLPSFRHWANISKYFLPAAKFIHKALRNPTSKVLIHCTQGLSHSATLFLAYLMICHDMMVEEAIDHVIKVRCIKPYFGHLKHLAFLNADLVLQRNLKLQGGKTDKKMNKWQVKTKGMLYLYRMVTMYITTLPVPSMHMHCAPKHYSLDVVVEYFITSRLFYWYHTMANNRTLRGSPHNYLNRIWWNRVFNFLEKNVKTTVPCSFSWPLLPPSAVFKNPLQIIDLSVSEHHTMSTEVREVLLEVYLNGAFYCRESYWASDDKDVQLEFEITNAIYDLLGCSASQEIDVQLEFETDDHVSVGHCSPGEMHMELETDENQNISVCEVKDLQLEMNRNVSVSELKKPALVSEDLRDPAGPSVEDSGVQENSPTESTAGWMFKKISAVFQQLTAIFQTNALNAVGEPEVDLLDPEESFGPDPSISKQEPEVNLVDTEQSCIPEPEMDLLDSEESCLPDPSIPKPEPEMNLVDIEQSCVPDPSAPGPEPEVDLVDPEESCAPGPSVPEPEPEVTSEHLSLENCIRLNVSKLEDRLRECTVSKTPVTEVWPRVFIGNEETAWDRDQLKEMGITHILNAAAPKKDLKFLLGMASEKDLLGTVNTGSRYYRGMNMTYCGLPSFRHWANISKYFLPAAKFIHKALRNPTSKVLIHCTQGLSHSATLFLAYLMICHDMMVEEAIDHVIKVRCIKPYFGHLKHLAFLNADLVLQRNLKLQGGKTDKKMNKWQVKTK